A genomic window from Ruminiclostridium cellulolyticum H10 includes:
- a CDS encoding molybdenum cofactor guanylyltransferase has protein sequence MTGVILAGGKNSRMGRKKAFINIEGNTIIDRILSIFKEVFLEVIIVSNTPEDFSYTGLKVVTDIIPDKGSLGGLYTGLVNTKYDRSFVVACDMPYISKSLVKYIIDIPKYDIVVPKIKGLYEPLFACYSRKCANLAKRQIEEGNLRITDIYPYFTVKEIYEDEIRKFDSSMRSLVNINTPEDLSSSLL, from the coding sequence ATGACAGGGGTAATATTAGCCGGTGGAAAAAATAGTAGAATGGGTAGGAAAAAAGCCTTTATAAATATAGAGGGAAACACAATTATTGATAGAATATTATCTATTTTTAAAGAAGTTTTTTTAGAAGTTATTATTGTTTCAAATACACCTGAAGATTTTTCTTATACAGGTTTAAAAGTTGTTACAGACATAATTCCTGACAAGGGTTCCCTTGGAGGCTTGTATACAGGCCTTGTAAATACAAAGTACGATCGATCCTTTGTTGTAGCGTGTGATATGCCTTATATAAGTAAATCCCTTGTTAAATATATTATTGATATTCCAAAATATGATATTGTTGTTCCTAAAATTAAAGGTCTTTATGAACCTCTATTTGCTTGCTATTCAAGAAAGTGTGCAAATCTGGCAAAAAGACAGATAGAGGAAGGTAATTTAAGGATAACTGACATTTATCCATATTTTACTGTAAAAGAGATCTATGAGGATGAAATAAGAAAATTTGATAGTAGTATGAGGTCGCTTGTAAATATTAATACTCCCGAGGATTTGTCCTCCTCTCTGCTTTAG
- a CDS encoding ABC transporter permease, whose translation MVCFYFLVLIIPTLAIFKEVGLKNFSEVLRNSENAQAIKLSISTATISTFFVFLLGTPVVFMLTFKSSLITKILDVMVNITVVMPPAVVGIGLLFAYGRNGIIGHLLAKYGIEIVFTPAAVVLAQFFVSSAFYIQVLKASVNEINREFFEVSYLFGLGKVETFIRVIAPMLKKPMVTGLILSFNRALGEFGATIMFAGNVIDKTRVIPLQIYTLMQVDIYAAVALSLLLFISTFIMLLLIKIWLRE comes from the coding sequence ATGGTATGCTTTTATTTTTTAGTACTTATTATTCCCACTTTAGCCATATTTAAGGAGGTGGGGCTGAAGAATTTTTCTGAAGTACTCCGTAATTCAGAGAATGCTCAAGCTATAAAGTTAAGTATATCAACAGCAACAATATCCACTTTCTTTGTATTTTTACTTGGTACACCGGTTGTATTCATGCTTACCTTCAAAAGTAGTCTTATAACAAAGATTCTAGATGTTATGGTCAATATAACAGTAGTAATGCCTCCGGCAGTAGTAGGAATAGGGCTTCTTTTTGCCTACGGTAGAAATGGGATTATTGGACATTTGCTTGCAAAGTACGGGATAGAGATTGTATTTACCCCTGCTGCAGTTGTACTAGCACAGTTTTTTGTTTCATCAGCTTTCTATATTCAGGTTTTAAAGGCTAGTGTAAATGAGATAAACCGGGAATTTTTTGAGGTTTCATATCTATTTGGACTAGGAAAAGTAGAAACATTCATAAGAGTAATTGCACCTATGCTGAAGAAGCCAATGGTGACTGGTCTGATTCTGTCGTTTAATAGGGCATTGGGTGAATTTGGTGCTACAATTATGTTTGCTGGGAATGTTATAGATAAAACAAGAGTTATTCCGCTTCAAATATATACCTTGATGCAAGTTGATATTTACGCGGCAGTAGCTTTATCATTGTTATTATTTATATCTACATTTATTATGCTGCTACTAATTAAAATATGGCTTAGAGAGTAA